In Haloimpatiens massiliensis, the following are encoded in one genomic region:
- the nadD gene encoding nicotinate-nucleotide adenylyltransferase, with translation MIKKAIFGGTFDPIHIGHLYIAYQALYKLNLDKIIFVPSGNPPHKRERIITDGELRYQMIWKAIKGEEKFGLSHYEIEKKGLSYTYETIAHFKNSEKDTEWYFITGVDCLMEIETWKNVKNILSNCKFIVFNRPGYNICDILKWKQFIQNKYEENIEFLNIPLLDISSTRIKHMIKNGQEVYYLLPKGVDEYIKHKGLYI, from the coding sequence CTATTTTTGGAGGAACCTTTGATCCTATACATATAGGTCACTTGTATATAGCATATCAGGCACTATATAAGCTTAATCTAGATAAGATAATTTTTGTTCCTAGTGGTAATCCACCTCATAAGAGGGAAAGGATCATAACTGACGGGGAATTAAGATACCAAATGATATGGAAAGCCATCAAAGGGGAAGAAAAGTTTGGATTAAGTCATTATGAAATAGAAAAAAAAGGTCTTAGTTACACCTATGAAACTATAGCACATTTTAAAAATTCTGAGAAAGATACCGAATGGTACTTTATAACAGGTGTAGATTGTTTAATGGAAATTGAAACTTGGAAAAATGTTAAAAACATTTTATCAAATTGTAAATTTATTGTTTTTAATAGACCAGGCTATAATATATGTGATATATTAAAATGGAAACAGTTTATCCAAAATAAGTATGAAGAAAATATCGAATTTTTAAATATACCTTTATTAGATATTTCATCCACTAGAATAAAGCACATGATAAAAAATGGACAAGAAGTTTATTATTTACTTCCAAAAGGAGTAGATGAGTACATAAAACATAAGGGTTTATATATTTAG
- the yqeK gene encoding bis(5'-nucleosyl)-tetraphosphatase (symmetrical) YqeK: protein MWDEETILNYLKSNLKESRFNHSLGVRDMAEKLAIKYDKTLVQKARIAGLAHDSAKNLSDDKLIGIVRQEGYVIDEVCKKQPQLLHGLAGAIIAEKVMNIRDREILNSIKFHTTGKKNMTTLEKIIYISDYVEPSRIFSGVDKLREAAFEELDKALIMAFDNTINYVVSKGELLHEDTILARNYTIINRKLKVEE from the coding sequence ATGTGGGATGAGGAAACTATATTAAACTACTTAAAAAGCAATTTGAAAGAATCTAGATTTAATCACAGTTTAGGTGTACGAGATATGGCAGAAAAGTTGGCTATAAAATACGATAAAACCTTAGTACAAAAAGCTAGAATAGCAGGATTGGCACATGATAGTGCAAAGAATTTAAGTGATGATAAATTAATAGGAATAGTTAGACAAGAAGGATATGTAATAGATGAAGTGTGTAAAAAACAACCGCAGCTTTTACATGGCCTAGCAGGAGCTATAATAGCTGAAAAAGTTATGAATATAAGAGATAGGGAAATATTGAATTCTATAAAATTTCATACTACTGGAAAGAAAAATATGACCACTTTAGAAAAAATTATATATATAAGTGATTATGTGGAACCTTCTAGAATTTTCAGTGGAGTAGATAAATTGAGAGAAGCAGCTTTTGAAGAGTTAGATAAAGCACTTATAATGGCTTTTGATAATACTATTAATTATGTAGTTTCTAAGGGTGAACTTTTACATGAAGATACCATTTTGGCAAGAAATTACACTATTATAAATAGAAAGTTGAAGGTGGAAGAATAA